The Polaribacter tangerinus genome has a segment encoding these proteins:
- a CDS encoding NAD-dependent epimerase/dehydratase family protein, with product MKKTPTILITGVAGFIGMHSAIRYLKEGFDVIGIDNINNYYSIKLKNDRIDNILQSSNNLKNTFEFIRADLNSDVWIDLSKKSIDIVLHLAAQAGVRYSIENPTAYLESNILGFQKVLDFVTSNSISKFLYASSSSVYGKDSPQPFNESSVCSSPESYYAATKRSNELMAYTYWKTRGLKSLGMRFFTVYGSWGRPDMAPMLFAKAAINNDNIQVFNHGNQKRDFTHVSDIVDSVFLLSNCFNEKIHKAELVNIGNGSPTKLLDFISTIEKQISLKLRKDFIDAQLGDVEETYADDTKLKLLTGERPKKGLDEGISEFLIWYKKYYENFNN from the coding sequence ATGAAAAAAACACCTACTATATTAATTACAGGAGTAGCTGGATTTATAGGCATGCATTCAGCTATACGTTATCTTAAAGAGGGTTTTGATGTTATTGGCATAGATAATATTAATAATTATTACTCTATTAAATTAAAAAACGATAGGATAGATAATATTTTACAATCTTCCAATAATTTGAAAAACACTTTTGAATTTATTAGGGCAGATTTAAATTCTGATGTTTGGATTGATCTAAGTAAAAAAAGTATAGATATCGTCTTGCATCTTGCTGCTCAGGCAGGCGTAAGATATAGTATTGAAAATCCAACTGCGTATTTAGAGTCGAATATCTTAGGTTTTCAAAAAGTTCTTGATTTTGTCACAAGTAATTCAATAAGCAAATTCCTCTATGCAAGTAGTAGTTCTGTATATGGAAAAGACTCTCCACAACCTTTTAATGAATCTTCGGTTTGTTCTTCACCTGAGAGTTATTATGCAGCGACTAAAAGATCTAATGAGTTAATGGCATATACGTATTGGAAAACTAGAGGCTTAAAATCTTTAGGAATGCGATTTTTTACAGTTTACGGTTCTTGGGGGAGACCAGATATGGCTCCAATGTTATTTGCTAAAGCAGCAATTAACAATGACAACATTCAAGTATTTAATCATGGTAATCAAAAAAGAGATTTCACACATGTAAGTGATATTGTAGATAGTGTTTTTTTACTATCGAATTGTTTTAATGAGAAAATTCATAAAGCTGAACTAGTAAATATAGGCAATGGTAGTCCAACTAAGTTACTTGATTTCATATCAACTATAGAAAAACAGATTAGTCTAAAACTTAGAAAAGATTTTATTGATGCACAATTGGGAGATGTAGAAGAAACATATGCAGACGATACTAAACTTAAATTATTAACTGGTGAAAGACCTAAGAAAGGTTTAGATGAAGGTATTTCCGAATTTTTAATATGGTACAAAAAATATTATGAGAATTTTAATAATTGA
- a CDS encoding ATP-grasp domain-containing protein, whose product MFKYIIYQFSAIFSAFKKIGFQNFIKKYDSKSDNVVLFFPRNFKDTINYFMRAWILHDLSIVFYLVKSGKTFCFEFSSDFGKIRNKNVFYQFTYFTNTYGFEDHSNYSYYLLKKIEENSCILYPKPHEILYWENKVFMHKEFERLNINCPKTTIVNFKSNLLKIDNSFPLLIKEPYANHSKGIYFVNNLEELISLSKIIFSYSNYFLVQDLVNMTKDSRTVVVNGEIVYHYWRSKEKSTNFKTTSTSNGSKLDFKEHSEKNKEIILEYTKKLGLSQAAYDITFENDDENNPPIVLEVSSSFLLNPLPDKKFINLPYKIYKNSPIKFGSERAKQMLDFKFNKLNNEKNKTI is encoded by the coding sequence ATGTTTAAATACATAATATATCAGTTCTCAGCAATTTTTTCAGCTTTTAAAAAAATAGGCTTTCAAAATTTTATAAAAAAATATGATAGTAAATCTGACAATGTAGTTTTATTTTTTCCACGTAATTTTAAAGACACTATAAACTATTTTATGAGAGCTTGGATTCTTCATGATTTGAGTATTGTGTTTTATTTAGTCAAATCTGGAAAGACTTTTTGTTTTGAATTTTCCAGTGACTTTGGGAAAATTCGTAATAAAAATGTTTTTTATCAATTTACTTATTTTACAAACACCTATGGTTTTGAAGACCACAGTAATTATTCATACTATTTACTTAAAAAAATAGAGGAGAATAGCTGTATTCTTTACCCAAAACCGCACGAAATCCTTTATTGGGAAAATAAAGTTTTTATGCACAAGGAATTTGAGAGACTAAATATAAATTGTCCTAAAACTACTATTGTAAATTTCAAATCAAATCTCTTAAAAATTGATAACAGTTTTCCGTTATTAATAAAAGAGCCATATGCTAATCATAGTAAAGGAATCTATTTTGTAAATAACCTTGAAGAATTAATTTCTCTTTCAAAAATTATTTTCTCTTATTCTAATTATTTCTTAGTTCAAGACCTAGTTAATATGACAAAGGATTCAAGGACGGTTGTTGTAAATGGTGAAATAGTTTACCACTACTGGAGGTCAAAAGAAAAATCCACAAATTTTAAAACAACATCAACGAGTAATGGGTCAAAGCTTGATTTTAAAGAACATTCAGAAAAAAATAAAGAAATAATTTTAGAATACACTAAAAAATTAGGTTTATCTCAAGCTGCTTATGATATAACTTTTGAAAATGATGATGAAAATAATCCACCAATTGTTCTTGAAGTTTCTTCCTCTTTTTTATTGAATCCATTACCTGATAAGAAATTTATAAACTTACCTTATAAAATTTATAAAAATTCACCTATAAAGTTTGGTTCAGAAAGAGCTAAACAAATGCTAGATTTTAAATTTAATAAATTAAACAATGAAAAAAATAAAACCATATAG
- a CDS encoding glycosyltransferase, which produces MRILIIENGYKDLVNSRFPLGSYLEQNGNTVIYACPNPEKDSEVLSLNVSRNKTSFFLLVSSILKLIRIEKNKKVDTVVSFRFTSNLLNYFSSFFGIKKKRIGVITGLGIAFVSNTTKNKILQTIITLFYNLAKKRLIIVAQNPDDLLDLGISRGHVILGSGISGPKYQNLLAKDSQTLNLLFVGRLLKSKGIVSAVDVIKKLQLRNNKIKLIIAGYIDPNNPDSVSNDYLEEIKTSQGVEYLSYVENMNEVYSRSDILLFPSVYREGVPRTIIESLSYGLTIITKDMPGCRETVLNNGIITKNNFTEEAVNYIETLTDMKISSNKQESISLFKTKFSEKVIFPKYSKIIIDK; this is translated from the coding sequence ATGAGAATTTTAATAATTGAAAATGGTTACAAGGATCTAGTTAATTCTAGATTTCCTTTAGGTAGTTACTTAGAACAAAATGGTAACACAGTCATTTATGCATGTCCAAATCCGGAAAAAGATTCTGAAGTATTGAGTCTTAATGTAAGTCGTAATAAAACTTCATTTTTTTTATTAGTTAGTAGTATTCTAAAGTTAATTAGAATTGAAAAAAATAAGAAGGTTGATACTGTTGTATCTTTTAGATTTACATCTAATTTATTAAATTACTTTTCTTCTTTCTTTGGGATAAAAAAAAAGAGAATTGGGGTAATTACTGGTTTAGGCATAGCTTTTGTTTCTAACACCACAAAAAATAAAATTCTTCAAACTATAATAACCCTTTTTTATAATTTAGCTAAAAAAAGGTTAATTATTGTAGCGCAAAACCCTGATGATTTGTTAGATTTGGGTATTTCTAGAGGCCATGTTATTCTTGGTAGTGGTATAAGTGGTCCGAAATATCAAAATTTATTAGCTAAGGATTCACAAACTTTAAATTTGCTTTTTGTTGGTAGATTATTGAAATCGAAAGGAATTGTATCTGCAGTAGATGTTATTAAAAAACTACAATTAAGAAATAATAAAATTAAACTAATTATTGCAGGATATATAGACCCTAATAATCCTGACTCTGTATCTAATGATTATCTTGAAGAAATAAAAACAAGTCAAGGTGTTGAATATTTAAGTTATGTAGAAAACATGAATGAAGTGTATTCAAGATCTGATATTTTATTATTTCCTAGTGTTTATAGAGAAGGAGTTCCAAGAACGATTATTGAGTCATTGAGTTATGGACTTACCATAATTACCAAGGACATGCCAGGTTGCAGGGAGACTGTTTTAAATAATGGAATTATAACAAAAAATAATTTCACTGAAGAAGCTGTAAATTATATTGAAACTCTAACAGACATGAAAATATCATCAAATAAACAAGAATCAATAAGTCTTTTTAAAACTAAGTTTTCAGAGAAAGTAATATTTCCAAAATATTCAAAAATAATAATAGATAAATAA
- a CDS encoding EpsG family protein: MFSLNSYYIFYLFLCYITFILEISKGTVFTKFKDSNYKIFIWIIIGFLGLIFGLRDINFGTDTYKYLNFIKFPIDITSFIIYDDIGIFILIKYLKLFFSSNITSIIISILSVYLYISSYRKIIGDNSIYFIPLILSFFWFIDLNSNLLKAGLAYGFILCALAHSKRKNILFTIAFLFHSSSIIFFVAYRIRNFIRTKTLLLLWFICNIFSYFEFGLYNAILYLINYINPNLADILNIKNILLSESYKTGFRIDFSIYSFLAIAPFILKIFKGKNFDLLNLYIILNSLFVLSYNVPYSNRLGLLSFILMPIILYQSFDQNNYKRQFYFPIYILVSSIFTYLIL, from the coding sequence ATGTTTAGTTTAAATTCATATTATATTTTTTATTTGTTTCTGTGTTACATTACTTTTATTTTAGAAATTAGTAAAGGAACTGTTTTTACAAAATTTAAAGACTCTAATTATAAAATTTTTATATGGATAATTATTGGTTTTTTAGGTTTGATTTTTGGTCTTAGAGATATTAACTTTGGGACTGATACATACAAATATCTTAATTTCATTAAATTTCCAATTGATATAACTAGTTTTATTATTTATGATGATATAGGAATTTTTATTCTGATAAAATATTTAAAATTATTTTTTTCTTCAAATATAACCTCAATTATAATTTCAATCTTATCAGTTTATCTTTACATTAGTAGCTATAGAAAGATAATTGGAGATAATTCTATTTATTTTATACCTTTAATTCTAAGTTTTTTTTGGTTTATTGATTTAAATTCAAATTTATTAAAAGCAGGTTTAGCTTACGGATTTATATTGTGTGCATTAGCTCATTCAAAGCGAAAGAACATACTTTTCACAATTGCATTTTTGTTTCATTCAAGTAGTATTATTTTTTTTGTGGCCTACAGAATTAGAAATTTTATAAGAACAAAGACGTTATTATTATTATGGTTTATTTGTAATATTTTTTCATATTTTGAATTTGGGTTATACAATGCCATATTGTATTTAATCAATTATATAAATCCAAATTTAGCTGATATTTTAAATATCAAAAATATTTTATTGTCAGAATCTTATAAAACAGGTTTTAGAATTGATTTTTCAATTTATAGTTTCCTTGCAATTGCACCATTTATTTTAAAAATTTTTAAAGGAAAAAATTTTGATTTATTAAATTTATACATCATCTTAAATTCATTATTTGTTTTATCTTATAATGTTCCGTATTCAAATAGACTTGGTTTATTATCTTTTATATTAATGCCTATAATTCTTTATCAATCTTTCGACCAAAATAATTACAAGCGCCAGTTCTATTTTCCAATTTATATTTTAGTTTCATCAATATTTACTTATTTAATTTTATAA
- a CDS encoding pyridoxal phosphate-dependent aminotransferase, with amino-acid sequence MKKIKPYSLVSQKTWELLPEKSHKLDWNEGDFNLIEEVKNDLVNFIKDKPLNWYPNLLDHSVISGLLLLENNKINRDMIQYFAGSDSIHRTIVNCFLKENDKVLIIKPSYDNFRYLCEVNGVQVEYFKLKDDGLINFELLGKAISNDIKLVYFVNPNNPTGIAYPIDDLNEIIKKKLDTYFLIDEAYSDFWGHTMVDSINEHINVIVTKTMSKSFGLAGFRFGYCVASKDLIDLINYFRNPKDINTLSLVAVKSTIKHIDKVREYITEVRLEREKLRKLIENFSWITSPFDSKTNFLLMKLETKKLKIKFINHLTVDNIFVRDFNDLFESDSYLRISIGNSITMKRLSESIIKFSNSL; translated from the coding sequence ATGAAAAAAATAAAACCATATAGTTTAGTTTCACAAAAAACTTGGGAATTACTTCCAGAAAAATCACATAAATTAGATTGGAATGAAGGTGATTTTAATTTGATTGAAGAAGTTAAAAATGATTTAGTGAATTTCATTAAAGATAAACCACTTAATTGGTATCCAAATTTACTCGATCATTCAGTGATTTCTGGGCTTCTATTACTTGAAAATAACAAGATAAACAGAGATATGATTCAGTATTTTGCGGGATCTGATTCAATTCATAGAACTATTGTAAATTGTTTTTTAAAAGAAAATGATAAAGTTTTAATTATTAAACCATCTTATGATAATTTTAGATATTTATGTGAAGTAAATGGAGTCCAGGTTGAGTATTTTAAATTAAAGGATGATGGTCTTATTAATTTTGAATTATTAGGCAAAGCTATTTCTAACGATATTAAACTTGTTTATTTTGTGAATCCTAATAATCCAACAGGAATAGCTTATCCTATTGATGACCTTAATGAGATCATTAAAAAGAAATTAGATACATATTTTTTAATAGATGAAGCGTATTCAGATTTTTGGGGACATACAATGGTTGATTCTATAAATGAACACATAAATGTTATTGTAACCAAAACAATGTCTAAGTCTTTTGGTCTTGCTGGCTTCAGATTTGGTTATTGTGTAGCATCTAAAGATTTAATAGATTTAATTAACTATTTCAGAAATCCAAAGGATATAAATACTCTTTCTTTAGTTGCTGTAAAATCTACTATCAAGCATATTGATAAAGTTCGCGAATATATCACTGAAGTTAGACTAGAAAGAGAGAAGTTACGAAAATTGATAGAAAATTTTTCTTGGATAACTAGCCCTTTTGATTCAAAAACAAATTTTTTGTTGATGAAATTAGAGACTAAAAAATTAAAAATTAAATTTATTAATCACCTAACTGTTGATAATATTTTTGTTAGAGATTTTAATGATCTCTTTGAATCAGATTCTTATTTAAGGATCTCAATAGGTAATTCTATTACAATGAAGCGATTATCAGAATCTATAATTAAATTTTCTAATTCTTTATGA
- a CDS encoding glycosyltransferase family 2 protein — translation MSNKPLISVLITTFNAESTIQKTLDSIKNQSFQDFEIVLIDDGSNDQTISITKNWRKINNISCDFHYKSKIGRANALNFGIKNSSGEFISICDGDDLWHRDKLKIQCDQLKQGIDFIFSSYSDFTNLKPIEERNDDIIFFKIDESYFLKNLNKFCHSSLLIKKNNIEYKIIKSQLDIELYIRLFQQNLKGIFIENTLVYKRIHKDQKFESKNNFKYRLNGINIIKNSLIKNRLIYKLLIEYLKLILSLLPMNFRIFIKKLKKTNV, via the coding sequence ATGTCAAATAAACCATTGATAAGTGTTCTAATAACAACATTTAATGCGGAATCAACAATACAAAAAACTTTAGATTCTATAAAGAATCAATCTTTTCAAGATTTTGAAATTGTATTAATAGATGATGGTTCCAATGATCAAACAATATCAATAACTAAGAACTGGAGAAAAATAAATAATATTTCTTGTGATTTTCATTACAAAAGTAAAATAGGAAGGGCTAACGCTTTAAATTTTGGAATAAAGAACTCTTCAGGTGAATTCATTAGCATTTGTGATGGAGACGATTTATGGCATCGTGATAAATTAAAAATTCAATGTGATCAATTAAAACAGGGTATAGATTTTATATTTTCTAGTTATTCAGATTTCACTAATTTAAAACCAATAGAAGAAAGAAATGACGATATTATTTTTTTTAAGATAGATGAATCTTATTTTTTGAAAAATTTAAACAAGTTTTGTCATAGTTCTCTTTTAATTAAAAAAAATAATATTGAATATAAAATAATTAAATCTCAGTTAGATATAGAATTATACATTAGATTATTTCAACAAAACCTTAAAGGAATATTTATTGAAAATACATTAGTTTACAAAAGAATTCATAAAGATCAAAAATTCGAATCTAAAAATAATTTTAAATATCGATTAAACGGCATTAATATTATTAAAAATAGTTTAATTAAAAATAGACTCATATATAAGTTGCTAATTGAATATCTTAAACTTATTCTTTCTCTATTGCCAATGAATTTCAGGATATTCATTAAAAAATTAAAAAAAACTAATGTTTAG